One genomic segment of Hydra vulgaris chromosome 14, alternate assembly HydraT2T_AEP includes these proteins:
- the LOC136090832 gene encoding piggyBac transposable element-derived protein 1-like, with amino-acid sequence MDYAASTSNEPPSKRQKRPKSLSVSEISVFLDDYPSGSEDEALADDSDEEFTPDNIQDLMHQVSESSDEELDELDEVVEITSDRRQRMWHWVKRDRHFAECNPSSLVPKLENENPSPLFLFDLLFDANLIDLLVLESNKYIHLKSLTNVKTITHKDIRQFFGMLMQMSIMKLPQRRMYWSQQTRIAQIADVMTVKRFEAILSVLHISDNSLEVKRGQLGYDPFFKIRPLITILNNNFKKYVKVESHQCVDEQIVPFKGHHHQKVYMKKNPKKWGYKLWARAGTSGYIYQFEMAGDLKENVTQINSTLGESGKVVLRCATLLKEVVVLFDNYFASPDLLVELKARDLFGTCTLQVNRSGKCPLLTDKEMKTKGRGLVDYRLDKNSELIVCKWFDNKSVLLASILHIQYFRIINKYFFLVD; translated from the exons ATGGATTACGCTGCTTCGACAAG caatgaACCTCCCAGCAAACGTCAAAAGCGACCAAAATCGTTATCTGTCTCCGAAATTAGCGTCTTCTTAGATGACTATCCTAGTGGATCCGAAGATGAAGCTCTTGCAGATGATTCAGATGAAGAGTTTACTCCTGATAATATTCAGGATCTAATGCACCAAGTATCTGAGAGCTCGGATGAAGAATTAGATGAATTAGATGAAGTCGTTGAAATAACATCGGACAGACGTCAGAGAATGTGGCATTGGGTGAAAAGAGATCGGCACTTTGCTGAATGCAATCCATCTTCATTGGTTCCCAAATTGGAGAATGAAAATCCAAgtccattatttttatttgatttgttattTGATGCTAACCTTATTGATTTACTTGTTTTAGAGAGTAACAagtatattcatttaaaatcgTTGACAAATGTGAAAACTATAACACATAAAGATATTAGGCAGTTCTTTGGCATGTTGATGCAAATGAGTATTATGAAACTTCCTCAGAGACGTATGTATTGGTCTCAACAGACGCGTATTGCCCAAATTGCTGACGTTATGACAGTGAAACGTTTTGAGGCCATATTAAGTGTACTGCATATTTCAGACAACAGTTTAGAAGTAAAACGTGGTCAATTAGGATAtgatcctttttttaaaattagaccCCTTATAACTATtcttaataataactttaaaaaatatgttaaggTTGAGAGTCATCAGTGTGTTGATGAGCAAATAGTTCCTTTTAAAGGTCACCATCATCAGAAGGTGTACAtgaaaaaaaacccaaaaaaatggGGCTATAAGCTTTGGGCGAGGGCAGGAACAAGTGGgtatatttatcaatttgaaATGGCAGGCGATCTTAAAGAAAATGTAACTCAGATTAATAGCACCTTGGGGGAATCAGGGAAAGTAGTTTTGAGATGTGCCACTTTACTCAAAGAAGTTGTTGTACTTTTCGATAATTACTTTGCCTCCCCAGACTTGTTAGTAGAGCTGAAAGCCAGAGATTTATTTGGAACTTGCACATTGCAGGTCAACAGGTCTGGAAAATGTCCTTTACTTACAGACAAAGAAATGAAAACCAAAGGCAGAGGTTTGGTAGATTACAGATTAGATAAGAATTCTGAACTAATTGTTTGCAAATGGTTTGATAACAAATCTGTCCTCCTTGCCTCTATACTACACATTCAATATTTTCgaatcataaataaatatttttttttggtagacTAA